In a genomic window of Paroedura picta isolate Pp20150507F chromosome 14, Ppicta_v3.0, whole genome shotgun sequence:
- the SF3B3 gene encoding splicing factor 3B subunit 3 — MFLYNLTLQRATGISYAIHGNFSGTKQQEIVVSRGKILELLRPDPNTGKVHTLLTVEVFGIIRSLMAFRLTGGTKDYIVVGSDSGRIVILEYQPSKNVFEKIHQETFGKSGCRRIVPGQYLAVDPKGRAVMISAIEKQKLVYILNRDAAARLTISSPLEAHKANTLVYHVVGVDVGFENPMFACLEMDYEEADNDPTGEAAANTQQTLTFYELDLGLNHVVRKYSEPLEEHGNFLITVPGGSDGPSGVLICSENYITYKNFGDQPDIRCPIPRRRNDLDDPERGMIFVCSATHKTKSMFFFLAQTEQGDIFKITLETDEDMVTEIRLKYFDTVPVAAAMCVLKTGFLFVASEFGNHYLYQIAHLGDDDEEPEFSSAMPLEEGDTFFFQPRPLKNLVLVDELDSLSPILCCQIADLANEDTPQLYVACGRGPRSSLRVLRHGLEVSEMAVSELPGNPNAVWTVRRHVEDEFDAYIIVSFVNATLVLSIGETVEEVTDSGFLGTTPTLSCSLLGDDALVQVYPDGIRHIRADKRVNEWKTPGKKTIVKCAVNQRQVVIALTGGELVYFEMDPSGQLNEYTERKEMSADVVCMSLANVPPGEQRSRFLAVGLVDNTVRIISLDPSDCLQPLSMQALPAQPESLCIVEMGGAEKQDELGERGSIGFLYLNIGLQNGVLLRTVLDPVTGDLSDTRTRYLGSRPVKLFRVRMQGQEAVLAMSSRSWLSYSYQSRFHLTPLSYETLEFASGFASEQCPEGIVAISTNTLRILALEKLGAVFNQVAFPLQYTPRKFVIHPESNNLIIIETDHNAYTEATKAQRKQQMAEEMVEAAGEDERELAAEMAAAFLNENLPESIFGAPKAGNGQWASVIRVMNPIQGNTLDLVQLEQNEAAFSVAVCRFSNTGDDWHVLVGVAKDLILNPRSVAGGFVYTYKLVNSGEKLEFLHKTPVEEVPAAIAPFQGRVLIGVGKLLRVYDLGKKKLLRKCENKHIANYICGIQTIGHRVIVSDVQESFIWVRYKRNENQLIIFADDTHPRWVTTACLLDYDTVAGADKFGNICVVRLPPNTNDEVDEDPTGNKALWDRGLLNGASQKAEVIMNYHVGETVLSLQKTTLIPGGSESLVYTTLSGGIGILVPFTSHEDHDFFQHVEMHLRSEHPPLCGRDHLSFRSYYFPVKNVIDGDLCEQFNSMEPNKQKNVAEELDRTPPEVSKKLEDIRTRYAF, encoded by the exons AATGTATTTGAGAAGATTCACCAGGAAACTTTTGGCAAGAGTGGCTGTCGCAGAATTGTCCCTGGCCAGTACTTAGCTGTGGATCCTAAGGGACGAGCTGTCATGATAA GTGCCATTGAGAAACAGAAACTAGTGTATATTCTGAACAGAGATGCCGCGGCTCGActcaccatttcttccccattggaAGCTCATAAGGCCAACACCTTGGTTTACCATGTAGTAGGAGTTGATGTTGGGTTTGAAAATCCAATGTTTGCTTGTCTGGAAATGGATTATGAG GAAGCTGACAATGATCccacaggagaagcagcggcCAATACCCAGCAGACGTTGACATTTTATGAGCTAGATCTGGGTTTGAATCACGTGGTCAGGAAATACAGTGAACCCTTGGAGGAACATGGCAATTTCCTTATAACAG TCCCTGGAGGCTCTGATGGTCCCAGCGGGGTTCTGATTTGTTCAGAAAACTACATTACCTACAAAAATTTTGGTGACCAGCCAGATATTCGATGTCCTATTCCCAGAAGAAGG AATGACTTGGATGACCCTGAGAGAGGCATGATCTTCGTCTGCTCTGCTACACACAAGACCAAGTCCATGTTCTTTTTCCTGGCTCAGACGGAGCAAGGCGATATCTTCAAAATCACACTGGAGACTGATGAGGACATG GTCACAGAGATTCGACTGAAGTACTTTGACACGGTTCCTGTAGCTGCTGCCATGTGTGTGCTGAAAACTGGCTTCCTCTTTGTGGCTTCTGAATTCGGCAACCA TTACCTGTACCAAATTGCTCACCTGGGAGATGATGATGAGGAGCCAGAGTTTTCatctgccatgcccctggaagaaGGAGACACATTCTTTTTCCAGCCACGGCCTCTCAAGAACCTGGTGCTGGTGGATGAGCTGGACAGCCTGTCTCCAATATTGTGCTGTCAG ATAGCTGATCTGGCTAATGAAGACACGCCCCAATTATATGTGGCCTGTGGAAGGGGACCTAGATCATCATTGAGGGTCCTAAGACATGGACTTGAG GTATCTGAGATGGCTGTCTCAGAGCTGCCTGGTAACCCCAATGCTGTCTGGACAGTGAGGAGACATGTTGAAG ATGAGTTTGATGCCTATATCATCGTGTCCTTCGTCAATGCTACCCTGGTACTGTCTATTGGAGAAACTGTAGAGGAAGTGACAGACTCTGGGTTCCTGGGCACCACACCCACTTTGTCCTGCTCCTTGTTGGGGGATGATGCTTTGGTGCAA GTTTATCCAGATGGCATCCGGCATATCAGAGCAGATAAAAGAGTTAATGAGTGGAAAACGCCAGGCAAGAAAACTATTGTCAAGTGTGCTGTGAACCAGAGACAAGTGGTGATAGCGCTGACAGGAGGAGAGCTCGTCTACTTTGAGATGGACCCG TCAGGGCAGCTGAATGAATACACGGAAAGGAAGGAGATGTCTGCGGATGTGGTGTGCATGAGCTTAGCCAACGTTCCCCCTGGAGAACAGCGCTCCCGTTTCCTTGCTGTTGGGCTGGTGGACAACACTGTCCGCATCATTTCACTCGACCCCTCG GACTGCCTGCAGCCACTGAGTATGCAAGCCCTCCCTGCCCAGCCAGAATCGCTGTGTATTGTTGAGATGGGTGGCGCTGAGAAGCAGGATGAATTGGGGGAGAGAGGGTCCATTGGCTTCTTATACCTGAACATTGGCTTACAG aacggTGTACTGCTGCGAACTGTCCTTGATCCAGTCACTGGAGATCTTTCTGACACAAGAACCAGGTACCTTGGCTCTCGCCCTGTGAAACTCTTCCGGGTCCGCATGCAAGGACAAGAAGCG GTGCTGGCCATGTCAAGTCGGTCGTGGCTGAGTTATTCCTATCAGTCCCGCTTCCACTTAACCCCTCTCTCCTATGAGACGTTGGAGTTTGCTTCTGGCTTTGCCTCCGAGCAGTGTCCAGAGGGCATCGTCGCCATCTCCACAAACACGCTGAG AATTTTGGCATTAGAGAAGCTTGGCGCCGTCTTCAACCAAGTGGCCTTCCCCTTGCAATACACACCCAGGAAGTTCGTCATCCACCCCGAGAGCAACAACTTAATCATCATTGAGACTGACCACAATGCTTACACGGAGGCCACAAAAGCCCAGCGGAAACAGCAGATGGCAGAG GAAATGGTTGAAGCTGCGGGTGAAGACGAAAGGGAACTGGCCGCAGAGATGGCAGCAGCGTTTCTGAACGAGAACCTCCCCGAGTCCATCTTTGGTGCCCCAAAGGCAGGGAACGGGCAGTGGGCGTCAGTCATCCGGGTGATGAACCCCATCCAGGGCAACACTTTGGATCTGGTCCAGCTGGAGCAGAATGAAGCTGCCTTTAG TGTGGCCGTGTGCCGATTTTCCAACACGGGCGATGACTGGCATGTCCTGGTGGGAGTGGCCAAGGACCTGATCCTGAACCCCCGCTCGGTCGCTGGAGGGTTTGTCTACACCTACAAGCTGGTGAACAGCGGAGAGAAGCTGGAGTTCCTGCACAAG ACCCCAGTGGAGGAGGTGCCGGCAGCTATCGCCCCGTTCCAAGGCAGAGTGCTGATTGGTGTGGGGAAGCTGTTACGTGTCTATGACCTGGGCAAGAAGAAGCTGCTCCGGAAGTGTGAAAATAAG CACATTGCCAACTACATCTGTGGGATCCAGACCATCGGGCACCGGGTGATTGTCTCGGACGTTCAGGAGAGCTTCATCTGGGTGCGTTACAAGAGGAACGAGAATCAGCTCATCATCTTTGCAGACGACACCCACCCACGCTGGGTCACCACCGCCTGCCTCCTGGACTACGACACCGTGGCCGGAGCCGACAAATTTGGCAACATTTGCGTG GTGAGGCTGCCTCCCAACACGAACGATGAGGTCGATGAAGACCCAACCGGCAACAAGGCTTTGTGGGACCGAGGGCTTCTCAATGGAGCTTCACAGAAG GCAGAGGTGATTATGAACTACCATGTCGGAGAAACAGTGCTGTCTCTGCAGAAGACCACGCTGATCCCAGGGGGCTCCGAATCACTGGTCTACACCACCTTGTCAGGCGGCATCGGCATTCTAGTCCCGTTCACATCACATGAA GATCATGACTTCTTCCAGCATGTCGAGATGCACCTCCGGTCTGAGCACCCCCCTCTTTGCGGACGGGACCATCTCAGCTTCCGCTCCTATTATTTCCCCGTAAAG aaTGTCATTGATGGGGATCTGTGTGAGCAGTTCAACTCCATGGAACCCAACAAGCAGAAGAACGTGGCCGAAGAGCTGGACAGGACCCCACCCGAGGTGTCCAAGAAGCTAGAGGACATCCGCACTCGCTATGCTTTCTAA